A DNA window from Drosophila pseudoobscura strain MV-25-SWS-2005 chromosome 2, UCI_Dpse_MV25, whole genome shotgun sequence contains the following coding sequences:
- the kmr gene encoding uncharacterized protein kmr isoform X7: protein MFGCIYQLWDWLEAPPLFTAGTMDAKKLQQLQEAAILAQQQKKLPLAYQTNLMDYRTATHSPAAIYHQALYQQSPTATSSSGGGPLSPIEMQPQSKHHHLMKHGHGGTSSSSHSSPYHQSYSSSGGTGEQIYQSPTERTYLAAAGRLQASNAMAGHNPISALQAQYQQLHQAKMHAKLATQNEAAHQQQRTFAMRQAINPPTGHYHMSQSPSMVSNMTTITQQQQQQQQQLLQQQQQRAPPSTLNLQNQYQPAQGPLKLQQQQQQQQQQQQQQPQMPKHYQEQLYAHQQQLQLQQQQQQQQQQQQQQQQQHRHKADLQTPGSEHGTVYIQQNHPGHVVNQACQTQISTVKPKATPSSEESSSTSTKSPTHAPLDRKKSAGSIQALKSPITKRPPTSPVTLSGWLHKQGSDGLKVWRKRWFVLAEYCMYYYKGPEEEKLLGSVLLPSYRVSACLPEDKIYRKFAFKCEHQNMRTYWLAAESADAMMQWVRALAAASLMQAPSSGESEPSVSSSLNHSGENSDSGIHTLQSQPSKGQPTPSSDNAGSTGGGGAQPLYANAPPKPRRTNDGGYSSPSPEHNEQPQQQQQSSSRRLMSPTQQLYQQQQQHQQQQQQQRSQQQPQQPQQQQHHAIYDTRTGHVSSALQLQQAQQQYNLDHLEAQFQQQQLDMEEQIVRLQQQRAAEEIYGEREIYMAKLIQQQRAAGGGGYPTQQQLLQAERRTPDAYGRSKQQRLFAAAAAAADYEDIYNMSQLGGGGGGAVPMSAQEALLQEAASYRRPLSPPSYDGSKHLPAMPQRYTPNHLEANADQLINTMDLRARSAAAIVRPHSADFLEYEARAEAAAAAAAAAVAQSKHESGRAPRPKSSLDINRTPDSFYYSEASYAEKMRKSALYLQSGGAGAAQPQQAGSYRTAAGDFGSGVNTIGYENPYERAYKRQELLAEAQAQGGVASSMPRMSRSASQGAGCGSVARSASALPQQQQHQHQLQQQHSEELPPLNVHPGSIFPPSMSTQEIICKNEQFLRSASARLPKRSGGMDDDYSAGNSTTTSPTSGAVPSPQHAQDGERKREESMKRLLEWKQRMLQSPLTRKGVQQGGSNMSAMSKLGSNPNILLSSTAVASGARYGPQAGKTGLLVNGGSSAAGGGANPAPVGGIQRSRSETQANVGPGGVYNSYSSDDEASISVRNVNNLPMGNLTVKPDPSDGQQESAFAPYYGSAAETKYAKATVLTDRGLYASGAGPSTSTPQHQQQQEQQQQQQQFRMRRVGSRAEIDMLERETSSQIRNRLRSAEGLTRAESIQRLDYLKQHLLDLERQYEKSKPLVNLVDNMVKLGSLYRNDANGRAQPATLDRLEFNQRMQERQMLQEEQKQWERLSPNQAELQAKVRELYQLDQLLQEESGILQSLQRDKEDLERALGGLRARIHDSNATPMALEAAKKQQHILERELSRVHQLLAENSKVAKKLEQTVAGNARLEQELLLLRQKVQATRASTSNGMLANDGSHVNGGDQTAVVLQSELERVQSLVGDMQRQRHELSSAVRQLTENSTRLYQEIGNKEMTAVNGGGSTNGSLKKRSNSTSWTETDLDANMQQWNGSRQNLNDSTLNLSTPLYVDTNSSAKLSDYNRYNGGGSSDALEMSGVDSDGFLDSNPFANLSNLEKQEIKTVRIVKRESERRHRDRSERGLSSSIQNLDQVLEEEQYAQQQQQLAQHQQQQQLYGHSLEEQMTNGHHSRSKSLPRNYSEPPKPRNSRHMNGGGAVKQNGHHYNGSSYDYDRNSNYEHQPPPPPAPSSAPIPQSNGHHHQNHHQSHHQQQREHLNPLANAYFAKQLQQQANPSRDSARVALRTKTDSLQSLNKSLTDISPEPVFQSVAARQIINEMSAGSASEDTEKIVEKVPPPHKHRRAVPREKRRHYTAPNNVNQKAMEKVQAENDMNRNNTNWRARDDLDMEVALRPRMNAPDVVRSALGQGEKISENTIDNLLLAPNKIVIPERYIPETTPELSPEEKKRRQEKVESIKKMLAEAPISSNENESLPPSKITAEKKQREHLLQLNQILAQQVMQVSKIVAEKAMSKAANRSSQGSEDEERGSDSPTESLPLYQQRDNFYS from the exons atgTTTGGCTGCATCTATCAGCTGTGGGATTG GTTGGAGGCGCCACCGCTCTTCACGGCCGGCACCATGGACGCCAAGAagttgcagcagctgcaggaggcGGCCATACtggcccagcagcagaaaaagctGCCGCTGGCGTACCAAACGAATCTCATGGACTACCGCACGGCCACACATTCGCCGGCGGCGATCTACCACCAAGCGCTGTATCAGCAATCTCCCACGGCCACCAGCTCCAGCGGCGGCGGGCCCCTCTCCCCCATCGAGATGCAGCCGCAGTCGAAGCACCACCATCTGATGAAGCACGGCCACGGGGGCACTTCGAGCAGCTCCCACAGCTCCCCCTATCATCAGTCATACTCGAGCAGCGGCGGGACGGGCGAGCAGATCTACCAGTCGCCCACGGAGCGCACCTAcctggcggcggcggggcgGCTGCAGGCCAGCAATGCGATGGCCGGACACAATCCGATATCGGCGCTGCAGGCCCAGTACCAGCAGCTGCATCAGGCCAAGATGCACGCCAAGTTGGCCACCCAGAACGAGGCggcccaccagcagcagcgaaccTTTGCTATGCGGCAGGCCATCAATCCACCGACAGGCCACTACCACATGAGTCAGTCCCCCAGCATGGTGTCCAACATGACGACCATtactcagcagcagcagcaacagcagcagcaattgttgcaacagcagcagcagagggctCCCCCCTCCACGCTGAATCTGCAGAATCAATATCAGCCGGCGCAGGGTCCGTTgaagctgcaacagcagcagcagcaacagcagcagcagcagcagcagcaaccgcagATGCCGAAACACTACCAGGAGCAGCTTTATGCtcaccagcaacagctccagcttcagcagcaacaacaacagcaacaacaacagcaacaacagcagcagcagcaacatcgcCATAAAGCAGATCTCCAGACACCAGGCAGCGAGCACGGGACGGTCTACATCCAGCAGAATCATCCCGGACACGTGGTTAACCAGGCCTGTCAGACCCAGATATCCACGGTGAAGCCCAAGGCGACGCCCAGCTCCGAAGAGTCCTCATCCACATCTACCAAGAGTCCCACTCACGCGCCACTCGATCGCAAGAAGAGCGCGGGCTCCATTCAGGCTCTCAAGTCGCCCATCACCAAGCGGCCACCCACTTCGCCCGTCActctgtctggctggctgcaCAAGCAGGGCTCCGATGGCCTGAAGGTGTGGCGCAAGCGGTGGTTCGTCCTGGCCGAGTACTGCATGTACTACTACAAGGGGCCCGAGGAGGAGAAGCTGCTGGGGTCGGTGCTGTTGCCTTCGTATCGTGTGTCCGCCTGTTTGCCGGAGGACAAGATCTACCGCAAGTTTGCCTTCAAGTGCGAGCACCAGAACATGAGAACCTACTGGCTGGCGGCGGAGAGTGCCGACGCCATGATGCAGTGGGTGCGAGCCCTGGCGGCGGCCAGTCTGATGCAGGCTCCTAGCAGCGGTGAATCGGAGCCGAGTGTCAGTTCCTCCCTCAACCACAGTGGGGAGAACTCGGACTCGGGCATCCACACCCTGCAATCGCAGCCCAGCAAGGGACAGCCGACGCCGTCCTCGGACAACGCCGGAAGcactggcggcggtggcgccCAGCCCCTGTACGCCAATGCTCCGCCCAAGCCGCGTCGCACCAACGACGGCGGCTACTCCTCCCCATCACCGGAGCACAAcgaacagccgcagcagcagcagcagtcatcTAGTCGCCGCCTGATGTCGCCCACGCAGCAGCtttaccagcagcagcagcagcaccaacaacagcagcaacaacaacgatctcagcagcagccacagcagccgcagcagcagcagcatcatgcCATCTACGACACGAGGACGGGCCACGTATCGTCcgccctgcagctgcagcaggcccagcagcagtaCAATCTGGATCATCTGGAGGCTcagttccagcagcagcagctagaCATGGAGGAGCAGATTGtccgactgcagcagcagcgggccGCCGAGGAGATCTACGGCGAGCGGGAGATATACATGGCGAAGCTGATACAGCAGCAGCGTGCcgcaggcggcggcggctatcccacccagcagcagctcctgcagGCCGAGCGACGCACTCCGGATGCCTACGGACGGTCCAAGCAACAGCGCCTCTTTgctgccgcagcagctgcagcagactACGAGGATATCTACAACATGTCGCAACTGGGCGGCGGGGGCGGTGGAGCAGTGCCCATGTCTGCCCAGGAGGCTCTACTGCAGGAGGCGGCCAGCTACCGACGGCCCCTTAGCCCGCCCAGCTACGATGGCAGCAAGCATTTGCCGGCCATGCCCCAACGATACACGCCCAACCACTTGGAG GCCAACGCTGATCAGCTAATCAATACCATGGACTTGCGTGCCCGCTCCGCAGCGGCCATCGTGCGACCACACTCGGCTGACTTTCTGGAGTATGAGGCGCGTGCCGaggccgctgcagctgcggcagccgcagcggtGGCCCAGAGCAAGCACGAAAGCGGACGTGCCCCGCGACCCAAGTCCAGCCTGGACATCAACCGCACTCCGGACAGCTTCTACTACTCGGAGGCCAGCTACGCGGAGAAGATGCGCAAGAGTGCGCTCTACCTGCAGAGCGGAGGAGCGGGCGCAGCGCAGCCACAGCAGGCGGGCAGCTATCGCACCGCAGCCGGGGACTTTGGGTCGGGCGTGAACACCATTGGATACGAGAATCCCTACGAGCGGGCGTACAAGCgccaggaactgctggccgaggcccaggcccagggtGGCGTCGCCAGCAGCATGCCACGCATGAGTCGCTCGGCCAGCCAGGGGGCAGGCTGTGGGTCGGTGGCCCGCTCTGCCTCCGCCctgccgcaacagcagcagcaccagcaccagctgcagcagcagcactcggaGGAGCTGCCTCCACTCAATGTGCATCCGGGCTCCATTTTCCCGCCCTCGATGTCCACGCAGGAGATCATATGCAAGAACGAGCAGTTCCTGCGCTCGGCCAGTGCCCGGCTACCGAAGCGCAGCGGCGGCATGGATGACGACTACTCGGCGGGCAACTCGACCACAACATCGCCCACATCGGGGGCTGTGCCCTCGCCGCAGCACGCTCAGGACGGGGAGCGCAAGCGGGAGGAGTCAATGAAGCGGCTTCTGGAGTGgaagcagcgcatgctgcagTCCCCTCTCACCCGTAAGGGCGTGCAGCAGGGCGGCAGCAACATGTCCGCCATGTCGAAGCTGGGCAGCAACCCGAACATTCTGCTCTCCTCGACGGCGGTGGCCAGTGGCGCCCGCTATGGCCCCCAGGCCGGCAAGACGGGCCTCTTGGTGAACGGCGGCAGCTCTGCCGCTGGTGGAGGAGCCAATCCGGCCCCAGTCGGAGGCATACAACGTTCCAGATCGGAGACTCAGGCCAATGTGGGACCCGGCGGAGTGTACAACAGCTACTCCTCGGACGATGAGG CCTCGATTTCCGTGCGCAATGTGAACAATTTGCCCATGGGGAATCTGACAGTGAAGCCGGATCCATCCGATGGCCAGCAGGAGTCGGCCTTTGCCCCCTACTATGGCAGTGCCGCGGAAACGAAATACGCCAAGGCCACAGTGCTGACGGATCGCGGCCTCTACGCCTCTGGAGCTGgtccatccacatccacgccgcagcatcagcaacagcaggagcagcagcagcagcagcagcagttccggATGCGACGTGTTGGCAGTCGGGCGGAAATCGATATGCTAGAGCGGGAGACGAGCAGCCAGATTAGG AACCGCCTGCGCAGTGCCGAGGGTCTGACCCGGGCAGAGAGCATCCAGCGACTGGACTACTTGAAGCAGCACCTGCTCGACCTGGAGCGGCAGTACGAGAAGAGCAAGCCGTTGGTCAATCTGGTGGACAACATGGTAAAGCTGGGCTCTCTGTACCGCAACGATGCCAACGGGCGGGCCCAGCCGGCCACTCTGGATCGCCTGGAGTTCAATCAGCGAATGCAGGAGCGCCAGAtgctgcaggaggagcaaAAACAGTGGGAACGCCTCAGCCCCAATCAGGCAGAGTTGCAG GCCAAAGTACGAGAGCTGTACCAGCTCGATCAGCTGCTGCAGGAAGAGTCGGGCATCTTGCAGAGCTTGCAGCGCGACAAGGAGGACCTGGAGAGGGCCCTGGGCGGCCTGCGGGCACGCATCCACGACAGCAACGCCACTCCCATGGCACTGGAGGCggccaagaagcagcagcacatccTGGAGCGCGAACTGTCGCGTGTccaccagctgctggccgAGAACTCAAAGGTAGCCAAG AAACTGGAGCAAACCGTAGCCGGAAATGCCCGTCTCGAGCAagagctgctcctgctccgtcAGAAGGTACAGGCCACGCgggccagcaccagcaacggCATGTTGGCCAACGATGGGTCCCATGTGAATGGCGGCGACCAGACAGCTGTCGTGTTGCAGTCGGAGTTGGAGCGGGTGCAGTCCCTGGTGGGCGACATGCAGCGACAGCGCCATGAACTGAGCTCGGCCGTGCGTCAACTCACGGAGAACTCGACGCGTCTGTACCAGGAGATTGGCAACAAGGAAATGACAGCCGTCAATGGGGGTGGCTCCACCAATGGCAGCCTCAAGAAGCGCAGCAACTCGACCAGCTGGACAGAGACCGATCTGGATGCCAATATGCAGCAGTGGAACGGCAGTCGTCAGAACCTCAACGACTCGACCCTCAATCTGTCCACACCGCTCTATGTGGACACCAACAGCTCGGCCAAGTTGAGCGACTACAATCGCTACAAcggaggcggcagcagcgatgCCCTGGAAATGAGTGGCGTGGACAGCGATGGCTTCTTGGACAGCAATCCGTTCGCCAATTTGAGCAATCTCGAGAAGCAGGAGATCAAAACGGTTCGCATCGTGAAGCGGGAGTCGGAGCGGCGTCATCGCGATCGCAGCGAGCGTGGTCTCAGCAGCTCCATACAGAACCTGGACCAGGTGCTGGAGGAGGAACAGtacgcccagcagcagcaacagctagctcagcaccagcagcagcagcaactgtaTGGCCACAGCCTGGAGGAGCAGATGACCAACGGACATCATAGCCGCTCAAAGTCGTTGCCGCGGAACTACAGCGAGCCCCCGAAGCCCAGGAACAGTCGCCACATGAACGGCGGTGGAGCCGTGAAGCAGAACGGCCACCACTACAACGGCAGCAGCTACGATTACGACAGGAACAGCAACTACGAGCAtcagccgccgccaccaccagcaccgtCATCGGCGCCCATACCACAGAGCAATGGCCACCACCATCAGAACCATCATCAGAgtcaccaccagcagcagcgggagcatCTGAATCCTCTGGCCAATGCCTATTTCGCcaagcaactgcagcagcaggcgaatCCCTCGCGGGACAGTGCCAGGGTGGCACTACGCACCAAGACAGACTCATTGCAGAGCCTCAACAAGAGCCTGACGGACATCAGCCCCGAGCCGGTGTTCCAGAGCGTGGCCGCTCGTCAGATCATCAATGAAATGTCCGCTGGCTCGGCGTCGGAGGACACCGAGAAGATTGTCGAGAAggtgccgccgccgcacaAACATCGACGGGCAGTGCCCCGCGAGAAGCGACGTCACTATACTGCACCCAACAATGTAAACCAGAAGGCCATGGAGAAGGTGCAGGCGGAGAATGACATGAATCGCAAT AACACAAACTGGCGTGCCCGCGATGATCTGGACATGGAGGTGGCCCTGAGGCCGCGCATGAATGCCCCCGATGTGGTGCGTTCGGCACTGGGACAGGGAGAGAAGATCTCTGAGAATACCATTGATAACTTGCTCTTGGCCCCCAACAAAATAGTCATTCCCGAGCGTTACATACCAGAAACA ACGCCCGAACTATCGCCAGAGGAGAAGAAGCGGCGCCAGGAGAAGGTCGAGTCCATTAAGAAGATGCTGGCCGAGGCGCCTATTAGCAGCAAC GAGAACGAGAGCCTGCCGCCGAGCAAAATCACAGCAGAAAAGAAGCAGCGCGAGCACTTGCTGCAGCTCAACCAGATCCTGGCCCAGCAGGTGATGCAAGTCAGCAAGATTGTGGCCG AGAAAGCCATGTCAAAGGCGGCCAACAGATCGAGCCAGGGCAGCGAGGACGAGGAGCGAGGATCGGATTCACCGACCGAATCACTGCCGCTGTACCAGCAACGGGATAACTTCTACAGCTAA